From Homo sapiens chromosome 6, GRCh38.p14 Primary Assembly, the proteins below share one genomic window:
- the EPM2A gene encoding laforin isoform e (isoform e is encoded by transcript variant 6) — MIFNKILPNIWLGSCPRQVEHVTIKLKHELGITAVMNFQTEWDIVQNSSGCNRYPEPMTPDTMIKLYREEGLAYIWMPTPDMSTEGRVQMLPQAVCLLHALLEKGHIVYVHCNAGVGRSTAAVCGWLQYVMGWNLRKVQYFLMAKRPAVYIDEEALARAQEDFFQKFGKVRSSVCSL, encoded by the exons aattctaccaaatatctGGCTGGGTAGCTGCCCTCGTCAGGTGGAACATGTAACCATCAAACTGAAGCATGAATTGGGGATTACAGCTGTAATGAATTTCCAGACTGAATGGGATATTGTACAGAATTCCTCAGGCTGTAACCGCTACCCAGAGCCCATGACTCCAGACACTATGATTAAACTATATAGGGAAGAAGGCTTGGCCTACATCTGGATGCCAACACCAGATATGAGCACCGAAG GCCGAGTACAGATGCTGCCCCAGGCGGTGTGCCTGCTGCATGCGCTGCTGGAGAAGGGACACATCGTGTACGTGCACTGCAACGCTGGGGTGGGCCGCTCCACCGCGGCTGTCTGCGGCTGGCTCCAGTATGTGATGGGCTGGAATCTGAGGAAGGTGCAGTATTTCCTCATGGCCAAGAGGCCGGCTGTCTACATTGACGAAGAGGCCTTGGCCCGGGCACAAGAAgattttttccagaaatttggGAAGGTTCGTTCTTCTGTGTGTAGCCTGTAG